A stretch of the Agrobacterium vitis genome encodes the following:
- a CDS encoding SMP-30/gluconolactonase/LRE family protein, which yields MTAELLDADLPLNQLGEGAFWSSQNSALYWVDIAGKTVHAYRLPDKVHSSWRLSKEVSFAFPREDGKLLVGLSDGVYEYGPESGEEVPIALLDLPSGHRLNDGKLDPAGRLWVGTINTADEPSETAALYVLREDQLVEVEGGYENANGKAWSPDGTVMYHADTSRGTIWAYDYDVETGTPSNKRVLVRHEDWNPDGLCIDPEGNLLVAVFGGARVEAYSHRAEHLRDIELPVPNVTSCDLAEDGTLFVTTAFDGMSSEARARAPLSGATFKCQYHQGHEHV from the coding sequence ATGACCGCCGAACTTCTCGACGCGGACCTGCCACTCAATCAGCTCGGCGAGGGGGCCTTCTGGAGCAGCCAAAACTCGGCGCTCTATTGGGTCGATATCGCCGGGAAGACAGTTCACGCCTATCGCTTACCCGACAAGGTCCATTCGTCATGGAGACTTTCGAAGGAAGTCAGTTTCGCCTTCCCTCGCGAGGATGGTAAGCTGCTCGTCGGTCTCAGTGACGGGGTCTACGAGTACGGCCCCGAGAGCGGCGAGGAGGTGCCGATCGCCCTTCTCGATCTTCCGAGTGGCCACCGTTTGAACGATGGGAAGCTGGATCCGGCCGGGCGACTATGGGTCGGGACCATCAACACCGCCGACGAGCCGAGCGAGACTGCTGCACTTTACGTGCTGCGGGAAGATCAACTGGTGGAAGTCGAGGGTGGCTACGAAAATGCCAATGGGAAGGCCTGGAGCCCAGACGGTACCGTTATGTATCACGCCGATACCAGCCGCGGAACGATATGGGCGTATGACTACGATGTCGAAACCGGAACGCCGTCGAACAAGCGGGTCCTCGTCAGGCATGAAGACTGGAACCCGGACGGCCTGTGCATTGATCCAGAGGGAAATCTCCTGGTCGCAGTCTTCGGCGGCGCCCGCGTCGAGGCCTATTCGCACCGCGCCGAGCATTTGCGTGACATCGAATTGCCCGTACCGAATGTGACCAGTTGCGATCTTGCAGAAGACGGGACGCTGTTCGTCACCACGGCCTTCGACGGGATGTCATCGGAGGCTCGAGCGAGGGCGCCGTTGTCTGGTGCAACCTTCAAATGCCAATATCACCAGGGACATGAGCATGTTTAA
- a CDS encoding DUF6766 family protein gives MRVLKDNGLTIVLLVLTLATIAGMLLTGWQVNNEEIIQHGGAPLPLASYAVSGHFISAIFENWESEFLQMSAYVMLTAILFQRGSAESKDPDETASQDEDPESRAGQPDSWAVRTGGWLRTLYSYSLGIALALLFAVSFILHLRYSAMAENAEAAMHGQPAQSIMQHLASAQFWFESFQNWQSEFLSTAVIVVLSIFLRFRGSPESKPVAAPHSETGS, from the coding sequence ATGCGGGTGCTGAAAGACAATGGGCTGACGATCGTTCTTCTGGTGCTGACCTTGGCGACCATCGCGGGAATGCTCTTGACGGGGTGGCAGGTCAACAACGAGGAAATCATCCAGCATGGCGGAGCGCCACTGCCGCTCGCAAGCTATGCCGTGTCTGGACACTTCATCTCCGCCATCTTCGAGAACTGGGAAAGCGAGTTTCTGCAAATGTCGGCATATGTAATGCTGACGGCGATTCTCTTTCAACGCGGCTCGGCGGAATCGAAAGATCCAGATGAGACCGCATCGCAGGATGAGGATCCAGAAAGCCGCGCCGGACAGCCGGATTCCTGGGCCGTGCGGACGGGGGGATGGTTGCGTACTCTCTATTCCTACTCACTTGGCATAGCGCTGGCGTTGCTGTTCGCTGTCAGTTTCATTCTTCACCTGCGCTACAGCGCTATGGCCGAGAACGCAGAAGCTGCCATGCATGGCCAACCGGCGCAGTCGATCATGCAACATCTCGCCAGCGCGCAGTTCTGGTTCGAATCTTTTCAGAACTGGCAATCCGAATTTTTGTCGACGGCGGTGATCGTGGTGCTGTCAATCTTCCTACGCTTCCGGGGATCGCCTGAATCCAAACCCGTTGCGGCGCCGCATTCCGAAACAGGCAGCTAA
- the catE gene encoding catalase C — protein MVKKSANSSPKLTGQTATIHDQKLQRGAGGELHQFAEGDTPILTTAQGGPIADDQNSLRVGPRGPLVVDDFHFREKMFHFDHERIPERVVHARGYGAHGYFETYESLAAYTKADLFQRPGEKTPAFVRFSTVAGNKGSADLARDVRGFAVKIYTQEGNWDLVGNNIPVFFIQDAIKFPDLIHAAKQEPDRAFPQAQTAHDNFWDFISLTPESMNMIMWIMSDRTIPRSFRFMEGFGVHTFRFLNAKDESTFVKFHWKPKLGLQSVAWNEAVKINGADPDFHRRDLWQSIQSGNFPEWELQVQLFDQEFADSFDFDVLDPTKIIPEEILKPQPIGRLVLDRMPDNFFAETEQVAFMTQNVPPGIDFSNDPLLQGRNFSYLDTQLKRLGGPNFTHLPINAPKCPFAHFQQDGHMAMRNPVGRTNYQPNSHGEGPRESPTRGYRHFPSEEQGTKARLRPESFADHYSQARQFYISQTGAEQRHIASALTFELSKVEMPVIRERMVAHLLNIDETLATTVAQKLGFQKMPKPADAAMPTRQDLDPSPALSIVERGPKRFEGRKLGILITDGVDAKLLTGLTDAVTKEKAVFELIAPKVGGVTASDGTLIEAHHMIDGGPSVLFDAVALLTSTAAIDDLINEAAARDFVADAFQHCKFIGYDPSAMPLLEKAGIADALDEGVRALPGEEGLTAFVAELGKLRVWGREPSVKLGKASPSVK, from the coding sequence ATGGTCAAGAAATCAGCAAATTCGTCGCCCAAGCTGACCGGTCAGACCGCCACCATCCACGACCAAAAGCTTCAGCGTGGCGCCGGCGGCGAGCTTCACCAATTTGCAGAAGGCGATACACCGATCCTAACCACCGCTCAGGGTGGTCCGATCGCCGACGACCAGAATTCGCTACGGGTTGGTCCCCGTGGTCCACTGGTTGTCGATGACTTCCATTTCCGCGAGAAGATGTTCCATTTCGACCACGAGCGGATTCCCGAGCGGGTCGTACATGCCCGAGGCTACGGCGCCCACGGCTATTTCGAGACTTACGAATCGCTGGCGGCCTACACAAAGGCGGACCTCTTCCAGCGGCCCGGCGAGAAGACGCCGGCATTTGTCAGATTTTCCACCGTTGCCGGCAACAAGGGTTCGGCCGATCTGGCGCGCGACGTCCGTGGCTTTGCCGTCAAGATCTATACGCAGGAAGGCAACTGGGACCTGGTCGGCAACAACATCCCGGTCTTTTTCATCCAGGACGCCATCAAGTTTCCAGACCTGATCCATGCCGCCAAGCAGGAGCCGGACCGGGCATTTCCGCAGGCGCAGACCGCTCATGACAACTTCTGGGATTTTATCAGCCTGACACCCGAGAGCATGAACATGATCATGTGGATCATGTCGGACCGCACGATACCTCGTTCCTTCCGTTTCATGGAGGGCTTTGGCGTCCACACCTTCCGCTTCCTCAACGCCAAGGATGAATCCACCTTTGTCAAGTTCCACTGGAAGCCGAAGCTTGGCCTTCAATCGGTCGCCTGGAACGAGGCGGTCAAGATCAACGGCGCCGATCCGGATTTCCATCGTCGCGATCTCTGGCAGTCGATCCAGTCCGGCAATTTCCCCGAATGGGAATTGCAGGTCCAGCTGTTCGACCAGGAATTTGCCGACAGTTTCGATTTCGATGTACTCGATCCAACCAAGATCATCCCGGAAGAAATCCTCAAACCCCAGCCGATCGGTCGACTGGTGCTCGATCGCATGCCCGACAATTTCTTTGCGGAAACCGAGCAGGTCGCGTTCATGACCCAGAACGTGCCTCCGGGTATCGATTTTTCCAACGATCCGCTGCTGCAAGGCCGCAACTTTTCCTACCTCGATACGCAGCTGAAGCGACTGGGTGGCCCGAACTTTACCCATCTGCCGATCAATGCGCCGAAATGTCCTTTCGCGCATTTCCAGCAGGATGGTCATATGGCGATGCGCAATCCGGTCGGACGGACCAACTATCAGCCGAACTCACATGGTGAGGGGCCACGGGAGTCGCCGACACGCGGCTATCGCCACTTCCCGTCCGAGGAACAGGGCACCAAGGCCCGGCTGCGTCCGGAAAGCTTTGCCGACCATTACAGCCAGGCCCGGCAGTTCTACATTAGTCAGACAGGTGCCGAACAGCGCCACATCGCGTCGGCTTTGACGTTCGAACTCAGTAAGGTCGAAATGCCGGTCATTCGCGAGCGGATGGTTGCGCATCTGCTCAACATCGACGAGACGTTGGCAACCACCGTTGCCCAGAAGCTCGGCTTCCAGAAAATGCCGAAGCCTGCCGATGCGGCGATGCCGACCCGTCAGGATCTGGACCCGTCGCCGGCGCTTAGCATCGTTGAACGCGGTCCCAAGCGCTTCGAAGGCCGTAAGCTCGGCATCCTGATCACAGATGGTGTGGACGCCAAGCTGCTGACGGGGCTGACAGACGCCGTTACCAAGGAGAAAGCAGTTTTCGAGCTGATCGCACCAAAGGTCGGCGGTGTCACCGCTTCGGATGGCACATTGATCGAAGCGCATCATATGATCGATGGCGGGCCATCAGTCCTGTTCGACGCAGTGGCTCTTCTAACCTCGACTGCAGCGATTGACGACCTCATCAACGAAGCGGCGGCACGCGACTTCGTGGCCGATGCCTTCCAGCATTGCAAGTTCATCGGTTACGATCCATCGGCAATGCCGCTTCTGGAAAAGGCCGGGATCGCCGATGCGCTGGACGAAGGCGTTCGTGCGCTTCCGGGAGAGGAGGGGCTCACCGCCTTCGTCGCGGAACTTGGCAAACTCCGTGTCTGGGGAAGAGAGCCTTCTGTCAAGTTGGGTAAAGCGTCACCATCGGTCAAGTAA
- a CDS encoding ferritin-like domain-containing protein — MATEKTLNDLFLDTLKDIYFAEKQILKALPKMARAAQSEEGKAGFLQHRDETQGQIERLEQVFELLGKPARGKTCEAIQGIIAEGEEIMEEYKGTAALDAGLISSAQAVEHYEIARYGTLKSWAKQLGLNDAIPLLDANLQEEIATDQKLTALGEASANPKGSQKKAS; from the coding sequence ATGGCAACCGAAAAGACCCTCAACGACCTGTTTTTGGACACTCTCAAGGACATTTACTTTGCTGAGAAGCAGATCCTGAAAGCCCTTCCGAAGATGGCGCGCGCCGCGCAGTCCGAAGAAGGCAAGGCCGGTTTCCTGCAGCACCGCGACGAAACCCAGGGGCAGATCGAGCGGCTCGAACAGGTCTTCGAGCTTCTTGGCAAGCCGGCACGTGGCAAGACCTGCGAAGCCATCCAGGGGATTATCGCGGAAGGCGAAGAAATCATGGAAGAATACAAAGGAACTGCAGCGCTTGACGCGGGCCTCATTTCCTCCGCACAAGCCGTCGAACATTACGAGATTGCCCGCTACGGCACACTGAAATCATGGGCCAAGCAGCTGGGCCTGAACGATGCGATCCCACTGCTCGACGCCAATCTTCAGGAAGAGATCGCAACGGACCAGAAACTCACCGCGCTGGGCGAAGCTTCTGCGAACCCGAAGGGATCGCAGAAAAAAGCCAGCTAA
- a CDS encoding flavodoxin family protein: MALRALAFNSTLKSSAAAESSSTDKLLGLIAEEFKKHGVETETVRLADHDIKPGVTSDEGEGDAWPKIREQVLAADILLVGTPIWLGQPSSVCKRALERMDAFLDETDDQGRMVSYGKVAAVAVVGNEDGAHHVSAEVFQALNDVGFTIPANAVAYWVGEAMGSTNFVDLDETPEEVETMVSMLARNTAHLAGLLKNSQYPGDEE, encoded by the coding sequence ATGGCTCTCAGGGCATTGGCATTTAACAGCACCTTGAAATCATCCGCAGCGGCGGAAAGCTCCTCGACAGACAAACTGCTTGGGTTGATCGCGGAAGAGTTCAAGAAACACGGGGTCGAGACGGAAACGGTCCGCTTGGCCGACCATGACATCAAGCCAGGCGTAACCTCAGATGAAGGCGAGGGCGATGCCTGGCCGAAAATCCGCGAGCAGGTCCTTGCCGCCGATATCCTGCTTGTTGGCACACCGATCTGGCTTGGGCAGCCATCGAGTGTCTGTAAGCGGGCGTTGGAGCGCATGGATGCGTTCCTAGACGAGACCGACGATCAGGGTCGGATGGTATCTTACGGCAAGGTTGCGGCGGTTGCCGTGGTCGGTAACGAAGATGGCGCTCACCATGTTTCTGCTGAGGTATTCCAGGCGCTCAATGACGTTGGCTTCACAATTCCCGCCAACGCGGTCGCCTATTGGGTGGGCGAGGCGATGGGCTCCACGAATTTCGTCGATCTCGACGAGACGCCGGAAGAAGTTGAGACGATGGTCTCCATGCTTGCGCGCAACACCGCCCACCTTGCTGGCTTGCTGAAGAACTCTCAGTACCCGGGCGACGAAGAATAA
- a CDS encoding YbhB/YbcL family Raf kinase inhibitor-like protein — MKTGLLGSAAIAVILSMSHQASAQQGDGTEVQITTNVFKPNKLPATSDRIGQLKVPDGFTVQPFAQGLGNSRIIAVSDQGFVYVSRREEGDVLLLKDEDGDGKADKAPMQVVSRAQAHGLAIKDNKLYLVTVKEVFVADIKQDGTLGPLEMIIGDLPDSGQHPNRVMAFGPDGMLYISVGSTCNACNESNPENATVLRATPDGKSRTIFASGLRNTIGFDWNRQTGELWGLDHGIDLLGDEVQPEELNKLEQGKQYGWPHVYGKGDIYPQSTPVGGLTKEQWRDQSVPMVLGYTAHAAPMQMKFYSGTSFPSEYAGDAFATMRGSWNRNPASGYEIVRIRFENGQPKSFEPFLTGFLTDGGKTHFARPVGLAVAKDGSLLMADDTNGVIYRVAYTGTAQKVTEQKVAPASVMEAQAAKGVGVPLAKDRPETDAKSALKVTSSEFGANGAIPMKQSEYADGVSPSLRWDAVPGAVSYAIVMEDPDSKPIKPFVHWVAWNIPGTLTSLPEGLQEQLRLVEPEGVLQGRNSSGTHGYFGPKPPVGDPTHHYHFQVLALDQMLDIPPTSDRDAFLAAASGHVIAKGELVGLYQQKIEPPKQ; from the coding sequence ATGAAAACTGGACTTCTCGGCTCTGCTGCCATCGCGGTTATATTATCAATGTCCCACCAAGCTTCGGCTCAACAGGGCGACGGTACGGAAGTCCAGATCACCACCAACGTCTTCAAACCGAATAAGCTGCCGGCGACGAGCGACCGGATCGGCCAATTGAAGGTGCCAGACGGGTTTACGGTTCAACCATTCGCACAGGGCCTCGGCAACAGCCGCATCATTGCCGTCTCCGATCAGGGTTTCGTCTATGTCAGCCGCCGCGAGGAAGGCGACGTCCTGTTGCTGAAGGATGAGGACGGCGACGGTAAGGCCGACAAGGCACCAATGCAGGTCGTCTCCCGTGCCCAGGCTCATGGTCTGGCGATCAAGGACAACAAGCTGTATCTCGTCACCGTCAAAGAAGTGTTTGTCGCTGACATCAAGCAGGACGGTACACTCGGTCCGCTCGAGATGATCATCGGCGACCTTCCGGACTCTGGACAGCATCCGAACCGCGTCATGGCGTTTGGTCCCGACGGCATGCTCTATATCAGCGTCGGTTCGACCTGCAATGCCTGCAACGAAAGCAACCCCGAGAACGCCACGGTCCTGCGCGCGACGCCCGACGGTAAAAGCCGGACGATCTTCGCATCAGGCTTGCGCAACACGATCGGGTTCGACTGGAACCGCCAGACTGGGGAGCTGTGGGGTCTCGATCATGGCATCGATCTTCTCGGCGATGAAGTGCAGCCGGAAGAGCTCAACAAACTCGAACAGGGCAAGCAGTACGGCTGGCCACATGTCTATGGCAAGGGAGACATATACCCGCAGTCAACGCCTGTTGGGGGACTGACGAAAGAGCAGTGGCGCGACCAGAGTGTGCCGATGGTGCTGGGCTACACCGCGCACGCCGCCCCCATGCAGATGAAATTCTACAGCGGTACGTCATTCCCTTCCGAATATGCAGGCGACGCCTTTGCCACGATGCGCGGCTCCTGGAACCGCAATCCGGCATCCGGCTACGAAATCGTTCGCATCCGTTTCGAAAACGGTCAGCCAAAGTCTTTTGAGCCATTTCTCACTGGTTTTCTGACCGATGGCGGCAAGACGCATTTTGCCCGTCCGGTGGGCCTTGCTGTCGCCAAGGACGGATCGCTGCTGATGGCGGATGATACAAATGGCGTGATCTATCGCGTCGCTTATACAGGGACTGCCCAGAAGGTGACGGAGCAGAAGGTGGCGCCTGCAAGCGTCATGGAAGCGCAGGCTGCGAAGGGTGTTGGTGTCCCGCTTGCCAAGGACCGGCCTGAGACGGATGCCAAGAGTGCCCTCAAGGTGACGTCGAGCGAATTTGGTGCGAACGGCGCCATTCCTATGAAGCAAAGCGAATATGCTGACGGCGTGTCCCCATCATTGCGCTGGGACGCAGTCCCGGGCGCTGTATCCTACGCGATCGTCATGGAAGACCCGGACTCCAAGCCGATCAAGCCATTCGTGCACTGGGTCGCGTGGAATATCCCTGGCACCTTGACCAGCCTTCCAGAGGGTCTCCAGGAGCAGTTGCGTCTCGTCGAGCCAGAAGGTGTCCTGCAGGGCCGCAACAGCTCCGGGACCCATGGATATTTCGGACCGAAGCCTCCGGTGGGGGATCCTACGCACCATTATCATTTCCAGGTTCTCGCGCTAGACCAAATGCTGGACATCCCACCAACGTCCGACCGTGATGCGTTTCTCGCTGCCGCTTCCGGGCATGTGATTGCCAAGGGCGAGCTGGTTGGCCTCTATCAGCAAAAGATCGAGCCGCCGAAGCAGTGA
- a CDS encoding alpha/beta hydrolase, producing the protein MFKIMMKLQATGLAFALLSSAAGARAQQAQPDPQMQVVLDAMKALDAKPLHTLSVPDARTQASAADAARTVQRDKKISPLPEAKVATKDIAIPSAGGALPARVYIPEGKGPFPVVLYFHGGGWVVADVNTYDATPRALALGAKAIVVSADYHHAPESKFPAQHDDAWAAYTWTVENIHTLNGDASRIAVAGESAGANLAANVALMAKEKKTTLPVHQLLVYPIAGNDMNTPSYQENANAAPLGKADMEWFVANVFKSKEQTSDPRINLVGRNDLSGLPGATVVTAQIDPLRSEGQTYADKMKAAGVAVNLINLDGVTHEFFGMAKVLDKAKTAVDAANADLAKAFTKSK; encoded by the coding sequence ATGTTCAAGATCATGATGAAACTTCAGGCCACCGGCCTCGCCTTTGCTCTGCTTTCCTCCGCCGCAGGTGCCCGAGCCCAACAAGCTCAGCCCGATCCGCAGATGCAGGTCGTGCTCGATGCCATGAAGGCCCTCGACGCCAAGCCGCTGCACACTCTGAGTGTCCCGGACGCCCGCACGCAAGCGAGTGCCGCTGATGCTGCGCGCACCGTGCAGCGTGACAAGAAGATCTCACCTTTACCAGAGGCGAAGGTGGCGACCAAGGATATCGCCATTCCTAGCGCCGGCGGAGCGCTGCCGGCACGGGTCTATATCCCTGAAGGTAAGGGACCTTTCCCGGTCGTGCTCTATTTCCATGGCGGCGGCTGGGTGGTCGCAGACGTCAATACCTATGATGCGACGCCACGTGCTCTGGCGCTTGGCGCCAAGGCAATCGTCGTATCGGCCGACTATCATCATGCGCCGGAAAGCAAGTTCCCGGCGCAGCACGACGATGCATGGGCGGCCTACACCTGGACCGTGGAAAACATCCACACGCTGAACGGTGACGCGAGCCGGATCGCGGTTGCGGGTGAGAGCGCCGGCGCCAATCTCGCGGCCAACGTCGCACTGATGGCGAAGGAAAAGAAAACCACGCTGCCGGTTCACCAGCTTCTGGTTTATCCGATCGCCGGCAACGACATGAATACGCCGTCCTATCAGGAAAACGCCAACGCCGCGCCCCTGGGCAAAGCCGACATGGAATGGTTCGTGGCGAATGTTTTCAAATCCAAGGAGCAGACATCGGACCCAAGGATCAACCTCGTTGGAAGAAATGATCTGAGTGGGCTTCCGGGTGCAACAGTGGTCACAGCGCAGATCGATCCCTTGCGATCCGAGGGTCAGACCTATGCCGACAAGATGAAAGCAGCGGGCGTGGCGGTGAACCTCATCAACCTCGATGGCGTAACCCATGAATTCTTCGGCATGGCCAAGGTACTCGACAAGGCGAAAACGGCTGTCGACGCCGCCAATGCCGATCTCGCCAAAGCCTTCACGAAGAGCAAGTGA
- a CDS encoding DUF4142 domain-containing protein translates to MKFSNLSVVAFSVALTVQPLMAQEMKPKPAGDAAPMMAMDKPTFVKMVTSANEFEIRSSELAKQNADQAGIKSAADMIIADHRKAGDKLKATLDAKGGATAEPVKLAPKHQKMLDQLQAAKGKDFDMLYLDMQAQAHMEAVGLFRTYAGSGDDQSLVGFAKETLPSLETHLGHVKMLIAEQP, encoded by the coding sequence ATGAAATTCTCAAACCTCTCCGTTGTAGCGTTTTCCGTGGCGCTTACCGTTCAGCCTCTAATGGCGCAGGAGATGAAACCGAAGCCCGCCGGAGACGCTGCTCCGATGATGGCTATGGACAAGCCGACCTTCGTCAAAATGGTCACGAGCGCCAACGAGTTCGAAATCCGCTCCAGCGAGCTTGCCAAACAGAACGCCGATCAAGCCGGAATCAAATCGGCGGCCGACATGATTATTGCCGATCACCGGAAAGCCGGCGACAAGCTGAAGGCGACGCTCGACGCCAAGGGTGGCGCGACCGCCGAGCCCGTCAAGCTCGCGCCTAAGCACCAGAAGATGCTCGATCAGCTTCAGGCGGCGAAGGGCAAGGATTTCGACATGCTCTATCTCGACATGCAGGCGCAGGCCCATATGGAGGCGGTCGGTCTGTTCAGGACCTATGCCGGTTCAGGGGACGACCAGTCCTTGGTCGGCTTTGCCAAGGAAACACTTCCCAGCCTGGAGACCCACCTCGGGCACGTGAAGATGCTGATTGCCGAGCAGCCGTAG
- a CDS encoding zinc-dependent alcohol dehydrogenase has protein sequence MKALTWHGKHDIRCDSVPDPVIEDGRDAIIKVTACAICGSDLHLYNGVMPEMHSGDIMGHETMGEVVEVGRDNKKLKVGDRVVVPFTIACGECFFCKRGYFSGCERSNPKPEKVTKMWGNSPAGLFGYTHLLGGYSGGQAEYLRVPYADFGPIKVPDGLSDEQVLFLSDIFPTGYMAADFCNIQPGDTIAIWGCGPVGQMAIKSAFILGAERVIAIDTVPERLALAEKSGAITLDYMDKDIYDRIMELTNGRGADACIDAVGTESDPSASWDARLDRIKVATFMGTDRPHVLRQAIHCCRNFGTVSIVGVYGGFLDKIPMGSAINRGLTFKMAQTPVQHYLPLLMERIQNGEIDPSFIITHTGSLEDGPELYKTFLEKKDGCVKVVLKP, from the coding sequence ATGAAAGCACTGACCTGGCACGGCAAGCACGACATCCGCTGCGACAGCGTTCCTGACCCGGTGATTGAGGACGGACGCGATGCCATCATCAAGGTGACGGCCTGCGCCATCTGTGGTTCGGACCTGCACCTCTACAACGGCGTGATGCCAGAAATGCACAGTGGCGACATCATGGGTCACGAGACCATGGGGGAGGTCGTCGAGGTCGGCAGGGACAACAAGAAGCTGAAGGTCGGCGACCGGGTGGTCGTTCCATTTACGATCGCCTGCGGTGAATGCTTCTTCTGCAAACGCGGCTATTTCTCAGGTTGCGAACGGTCCAATCCCAAGCCTGAAAAGGTCACGAAGATGTGGGGCAATTCGCCTGCGGGCCTGTTTGGCTATACACATCTGCTTGGTGGCTACAGCGGCGGCCAGGCCGAGTACCTCCGTGTCCCTTATGCTGATTTCGGCCCGATCAAGGTACCGGACGGCCTGTCCGACGAGCAGGTATTGTTTCTTTCAGACATTTTTCCGACAGGCTACATGGCTGCCGATTTCTGCAACATTCAGCCTGGTGACACCATCGCCATCTGGGGATGCGGTCCCGTAGGGCAGATGGCGATCAAGTCAGCGTTCATCCTTGGCGCAGAACGCGTGATCGCCATCGATACGGTCCCTGAACGCCTCGCGCTTGCCGAGAAATCCGGCGCAATCACACTCGATTACATGGACAAGGATATCTACGACAGGATCATGGAACTGACCAACGGTCGCGGGGCCGATGCCTGCATCGACGCAGTCGGAACGGAATCCGATCCTTCGGCAAGCTGGGATGCGCGGCTCGACCGCATCAAGGTCGCGACATTCATGGGTACCGACCGACCGCACGTTCTCAGACAGGCGATACATTGCTGCCGGAACTTCGGCACGGTCTCAATCGTCGGCGTGTACGGCGGTTTTCTGGACAAAATCCCGATGGGTTCCGCCATCAATCGTGGCCTGACCTTCAAGATGGCCCAGACCCCGGTCCAGCACTACCTGCCGTTGTTGATGGAGCGTATCCAGAATGGCGAGATCGACCCTTCCTTCATCATCACCCATACGGGAAGCCTGGAAGACGGCCCGGAACTCTACAAGACTTTCCTCGAGAAGAAGGACGGCTGCGTGAAAGTCGTCCTCAAACCATAA
- a CDS encoding SDR family NAD(P)-dependent oxidoreductase, which translates to MPEASNKLAVVTGASSGIGLELAKIAAGEGYDLIIAADEDQIDVAADILRSIGVTVDAMRVDLSTKEGASDFARFVADNGQPVDLLLANAGRGLGKGFLDQDLDEALHVVNTNVIGTVSLIHTIANQMRARGHGKILITGSIAGFIPGTYQAVYNGTKAFLNSFSFALRHELKDTGVTVTCLMPGPTQTKFFERADMLDTEVGQAEKDDPADVAKAGFKALMNDEGDVVAGWKNKLQSVMANVTPANILAEQHAKMAAPGTGKD; encoded by the coding sequence ATGCCAGAAGCCTCCAACAAACTCGCGGTTGTCACCGGTGCGTCGTCAGGAATCGGTCTCGAACTCGCCAAGATCGCGGCCGGGGAAGGTTATGACCTCATCATCGCCGCGGACGAAGACCAGATCGACGTGGCTGCCGATATCCTGCGTTCGATCGGCGTGACCGTTGACGCGATGCGGGTCGATCTTTCCACCAAGGAGGGAGCAAGCGACTTTGCCCGGTTCGTCGCCGATAATGGCCAACCCGTCGATCTCTTGCTTGCCAACGCGGGACGGGGGCTCGGAAAGGGGTTCCTCGATCAGGATCTCGATGAAGCCCTACATGTCGTCAACACCAACGTGATCGGCACGGTATCGCTGATCCATACGATCGCAAATCAGATGCGGGCTCGGGGCCATGGAAAGATCCTGATCACCGGATCGATCGCCGGGTTTATTCCCGGGACCTACCAGGCCGTCTACAACGGTACGAAGGCGTTTCTGAATTCGTTTTCCTTCGCCCTCCGTCACGAACTCAAGGACACTGGCGTCACGGTCACATGCCTCATGCCTGGTCCGACACAGACCAAGTTTTTCGAGCGCGCCGACATGCTGGATACAGAGGTCGGCCAAGCGGAGAAGGACGATCCGGCTGACGTCGCGAAGGCCGGGTTCAAAGCTCTTATGAACGACGAGGGTGACGTCGTAGCAGGCTGGAAGAACAAGCTCCAATCGGTGATGGCGAACGTGACACCAGCCAATATTCTTGCCGAGCAGCATGCCAAGATGGCAGCCCCTGGTACCGGTAAGGACTAA